In a single window of the Papaver somniferum cultivar HN1 chromosome 8, ASM357369v1, whole genome shotgun sequence genome:
- the LOC113302041 gene encoding uric acid degradation bifunctional protein TTL-like isoform X2: MDFGFKEIDFLACCGSTQFSKEMFSASPFPSLESTIETARNIWFNKVDVNGWLEAYAAHPQIGDTSGRNRKTETSAQWSKGEQSTAISTATDSMLQELLDWNHRYREKFGFVFLICASGRSTPAILAELKTRYTNRPIVEFETAAKEQMKITELRLAKLYAAKVDVTSASISQNPINLKTKAEDRVSIIGAHITAGSEGRVSKSHQVSVRNKPPITTHVLDVSRGSPAAGIEVHLQKWNGEKPRPMFDELDSNGWVVQGSSITDTDGRSGHLMNVVNNVDPGIYRISFNTGKYVSAGFFPYVSIVFEIKENQKSQHFHVPLLLSPFSFTTYRGS; encoded by the exons atggattttggttttaaggaAATTGATTTTCTAGCATGCTGTGGTAGCACCCAATTTTCTAAAGAGATGTTTTCAGCATCTCCTTTCCCCTCTTTGGAAAGTACTATTGAAACTGCCAGAAACATCTGGTTCAATAAG GTTGATGTAAATGGATGGCTTGAAGCATATGCTGCACATCCACAAATAGGAGACACTTCCGGTAGAAATCGGAAAACTGAAACCTCTGCACA GTGGAGTAAAGGAGAGCAATCAACTGCTATATCAACTGCCACTGATTCTATGTTGCAG GAACTTCTTGACTGGAACCACCGGTACAGAGAAAAGTTCGGATTTGTTTTCCTTATATGTGCTTCTGGTAGGAGTACTCCTGCAATACTTGCTGAACTGAAG ACACGTTATACGAATAGACCCATAGTTGAATTTGAGACTGCGGCGAAGGAGCAAATGAAGATAACTGAGTTACGTCTTGCTAAACTTTATGCAGCTAAAGTCGATGTTACCTCTGCAAGCATTAGCCAAAACCCGATCAACCTTAAGACAAAAGCTGAAG ATCGAGTTAGTATTATTGGAGCTCATATTACTGCTGGGTCTGAAGGCCGTGTCAGTAAATCGCATCAAGTTTCAGTTAGGAACAAACCACCAATTACAACTCATGTCTTAGATGTCTCTCGAGGGTCTCCAGCTGCCGGCATTGAGGTACATTTACAGAAATGGAATGGTGAGAAACCACGCCCTATGTTTGATGAATTGGACTCCAATGGCTGGGTGGTTCAAGGGTCTTCGATCACAGACACGGATGGCCGAAGTGGGCACCTAATGAACGTTGTTAACAATGTGGATCCTGGGATTTATAGAATTAGTTTTAATACCGGGAAGTATGTCTCTGCTGGTTTTTTCCCATATGTGTCTATAGTATTTGAGATCAAAGAGAATCAGAAGTCTCAACATTTTCATGTCCCTTTACTGCTTTCACCGTTTTCCTTCACAACATATCGTGGAAGCTAG
- the LOC113302041 gene encoding uric acid degradation bifunctional protein TTL-like isoform X1: MDFGFKEIDFLACCGSTQFSKEMFSASPFPSLESTIETARNIWFNKVDVNGWLEAYAAHPQIGDTSGRNRKTETSAQWSKGEQSTAISTATDSMLQELLDWNHRYREKFGFVFLICASGRSTPAILAELKTRYTNRPIVEFETAAKEQMKITELRLAKLYAAKVDVTSASISQNPINLKTKAEEDRVSIIGAHITAGSEGRVSKSHQVSVRNKPPITTHVLDVSRGSPAAGIEVHLQKWNGEKPRPMFDELDSNGWVVQGSSITDTDGRSGHLMNVVNNVDPGIYRISFNTGKYVSAGFFPYVSIVFEIKENQKSQHFHVPLLLSPFSFTTYRGS, encoded by the exons atggattttggttttaaggaAATTGATTTTCTAGCATGCTGTGGTAGCACCCAATTTTCTAAAGAGATGTTTTCAGCATCTCCTTTCCCCTCTTTGGAAAGTACTATTGAAACTGCCAGAAACATCTGGTTCAATAAG GTTGATGTAAATGGATGGCTTGAAGCATATGCTGCACATCCACAAATAGGAGACACTTCCGGTAGAAATCGGAAAACTGAAACCTCTGCACA GTGGAGTAAAGGAGAGCAATCAACTGCTATATCAACTGCCACTGATTCTATGTTGCAG GAACTTCTTGACTGGAACCACCGGTACAGAGAAAAGTTCGGATTTGTTTTCCTTATATGTGCTTCTGGTAGGAGTACTCCTGCAATACTTGCTGAACTGAAG ACACGTTATACGAATAGACCCATAGTTGAATTTGAGACTGCGGCGAAGGAGCAAATGAAGATAACTGAGTTACGTCTTGCTAAACTTTATGCAGCTAAAGTCGATGTTACCTCTGCAAGCATTAGCCAAAACCCGATCAACCTTAAGACAAAAGCTGAAG AAGATCGAGTTAGTATTATTGGAGCTCATATTACTGCTGGGTCTGAAGGCCGTGTCAGTAAATCGCATCAAGTTTCAGTTAGGAACAAACCACCAATTACAACTCATGTCTTAGATGTCTCTCGAGGGTCTCCAGCTGCCGGCATTGAGGTACATTTACAGAAATGGAATGGTGAGAAACCACGCCCTATGTTTGATGAATTGGACTCCAATGGCTGGGTGGTTCAAGGGTCTTCGATCACAGACACGGATGGCCGAAGTGGGCACCTAATGAACGTTGTTAACAATGTGGATCCTGGGATTTATAGAATTAGTTTTAATACCGGGAAGTATGTCTCTGCTGGTTTTTTCCCATATGTGTCTATAGTATTTGAGATCAAAGAGAATCAGAAGTCTCAACATTTTCATGTCCCTTTACTGCTTTCACCGTTTTCCTTCACAACATATCGTGGAAGCTAG